A region of the Streptomyces sp. NBC_00442 genome:
CCGGCCAGCGGCTCGCCCTGCCACAGGGCGAGGGCCTCGGTCAGCAGGCGGCCGCACTCCGCCTCGTCGCCCGCGTCCCTGGCCCGTACGGCGCCGGCCGCCAGCTCCTCGGCGCGCACCGCGTCCACCGCGTCCGGGTCGACGAGCAGTTGGTAGCCGTCCCGCAGGGAGACCAGGCGCCGGGGCGTGGAGCGGTCCTCCTCGACGATCCGCCGCAGCCGCCACGCGTAGGTGCGCAGGCTCGCCAGCGCGGAGTCCGGCGCCGCTTCTCCCCAGATCGCGGCGATCAGCTCGTGGGCGGCCGCGGCCCGCCCCGACCGCAGGAGCAGCGCCGCGAGCAGGGCCTGCTGCTGGGGTGCCCCGGTCGCGAAGTCGGCCTCACCGCGCATGACCCGTACGGCACCCAACACCGTGAACCGGATGTCCTTGCTCATGAAACCAGCGCCCCCTCGCTCCGCTGCCGCCCCCATCCGGCGGCGCACTGCTCTCGCGCCCCGAACCCCCAGGGAAGTATCCATCACCGCCCTCGCAACGCCATGGCTGAGGCGATACTCGTCCGTATATGAGGGCTTGTGGGGCGGCCCCGGCCCGGCGGCGCAGGGTTTCCCCCGGTACGCCTCCGGTCGGCCCGGCGCCGCGGCTTCCCGGCGCGGCCGCGCCCGGCACACCGTCCGGACAGGACTCCGCCGAGCCGCCGCGCGCACCCGCCCCCACCAGCATCCATCGCCCTGTGTGACCGCCCGTTCATCCTCCGTGTGGCGGAACGCCCCCCGCGGTCGTAGCGTGATCTGCGGCACCGACCGGAAGCCGCGCTCCGACCATGCGGCGGGTGCCGCACACGTCGACTCGGGGACACGAGGTGAAACGCCGTGCCTTCCCTGCACTTTCCCGTGATGCTCGCGCTCGCAGCGGGCGCCCTCTTCCTCTGGCGCAAAGGCGGCACCAAGCTGTCCCACGCGCTCATCTGCGCCGGATTCGGTTTCTGTCTCGCCGATACGGCCGTGGCTCCTTCGCTGCACACCGCGCTCAACTCCGTCACCGGCATGCTCGGGCAACTTGGCTGAGGCGGCCCGCGCGGACGTGGAGGGGCAGCACCGCGACGGTGCGGCGGTGTACGTCCCGCAGACGCTCCCCAGCACGCACCACGGCCGACACCCGCCGACGGCACCACAGCCGGGCACCCACCGACAGCACCACAGCCGGCACCACCGACAGGCTCACCGACAGCCCCACCGACCGGGAGAGATCGTGACCATCGCCATCGACAAGCTGACCGACCCGGCCGTACGGGCCTTCGTCGGCGCCCTCAACTCCGGTGACCGCGATGCCTTCACCGCGGCCCTGGCCCCCGGAGCCACCATGTCCGACGACGGCGCGGACCGCGACGTCGCCGACTGGACCGAGCGCGAGATCTTCTCCTCCGGCGGCCACATGGACATCGAGAACCAGACCCGCGACGGGCTCGCCCTGGTCGCCAACTACCGCAACGACACGTGGGGCGAGATGCGCACCGCCTGGCGCTTCACCGTCGACGGCGACGGCAGGATCAGCCGCTTCGAGACCGGTCAGGCCTGACCCGTCCCGTCCCGGCCGGGCCCGCCGTCGCTCACGCCGTGATGCGCGTGCCCACGCCGCTCACCCGCACCCGGGGATCGCCCGCGTGCAGCGTCACCGTGAGCTCGCCGGGACGGCCGAGGTCCTCGCCCTGGTACAGGGTCAGCACCGACTCCTCGGCGACCAGGCCCAGTTCACGCGCGTACGCCCCGAACGCGGCGGCCGCCGCCCCCGTGGCCGGGTCCTCCACGACGCCGCCGACCGGGAACGGATCGCGGACGTGGAACACCGAGTCCGAGGCGCGCCACACGAGCTGGACGGTGGTCAGGTCGAGCCGGTGCATCAGCGCCGTCAGCCGGTCGACGTCGTACGCCAGGTCCGCGAGGCGTTCGCGGGTGGCCGCGCCCAGGACCAGATGGCGGGCGCCGGCGAACGCGATCCGGGGCGCGATCGCGGGGTCGAGATCCCCGGCCGGCCAGTCGAGGGCGGCCAACGCCTCGGCGAGATCCTCCGCCCCGACCGGCTCGGAGTGCGGCTCGACGCTGGTCAGGGTGGCGCGAAGGCGGCCGCTCGCCGGGTCGTGGGCGACGGTCACCGGCACCGTGCCGGCAGGTGTCGCGAACGTCAGCTCCCCGGTCCCGATCCGCTCGCCCAGCGCGATCGCCGTCGCCACGGTGGCGTGCCCGCAGAACGGCACCTCGGCCTTCGGGCTGAAGAACCGCAGCGTGAACGCGCGGCCCGGCTCCCCGAGCCCCTGCGGCGGCGCCGTCAAGAACGCCGACTCGCTGTAGCCGAGCGTGGCGGCGATCGCCAGCATCGCGGCGTCGTCGAGCCCGGCGGCGTCCAGGACGACCCCGGCCGGGTTGCCCCCGGCGGGGTCGCTCGCGAAGGCGGTGTAGCGGAGGATCCCGGGCTGCGTGTCGTTCGTCATGACCGGCCCAACTCCCCATCCCGCGCGCCTATTCCGGCCACCCCGGCGTGGTCGGACGCGGAGGGTCCCAGCCGTACGCGGAGGTGCGCTCAGCCGCGCCCGATGTACGGCATCGTCGTGGCGAGCACGGTCGCGAACTGGATGTTCGCCTCCAGCGGCAGCTCCGCCATGTGCACCACCGTGCGCGCCACGTCCCGCGCGTCCATCACCGGCTCCACCGCCAGCTCCCCGTTGGCCTGCGGGATGCCGGTCTGCATGCGCTGCGTCATCTCGGTCGCGGCGTTGCCGATGTCGATCTGTCCCACGGCGATCCGGTACGGGCGGCCGTCCAGGGAGAGCGACTTGGTCAGTCCGGTCATCGCGTGCTTGGTCGCCGTGTACGCCACCGAGTTCGGCCGGGGTGCGTGCGCCGAGATCGACCCGTTGTTGATGATCCGGCCACCCTGGGGGGTCTGCTCCTTCATCGCGCGGAACGCCGCCTGGGCGCAGAGGAAGGCGCCGGTCAGATTCACGTCCACGACCGAGCGCCACGCCTCGTAGGACAGGTCCTCGACGGGCACCCCGCCGGGCCCGAACGTGCCCGCGTTGTTGAAGAGCAGATCCAGCCGCCCGTGCGCCGAGAGCGCCGCCGAGAACAGCGCGTTCACGTCGTCCGGTGAGGTCACGTCCGTCACTACGCTCAGGACGCGGGCCGTGGGGCCCGCCAGCGCGGCGGTCTCGTCGAGCGCCTCGGCGCGGCGCCCCGCCAGCGCCACCGACCAGCCCGCGCCGGCCAGCGCGAGCGCCACGGAGCGGCCGATGCCGGACCCGGCCCCGGTCACGACGGCAGACTTCTGCGAGGTGATGTCCATGGCCACGGAGCGTACGGGAGGGCGCGTTTCGTGAGACGGCACGTCCGCGATGTGGGAGCCGCGCGCCGTCGGCCGGACCGGTGTGACCCGTCCCTCCCCCCCGTCACGGTCCGGGTGGTCCCGCCACCGCGAGCGGGCTGCGACGATGGTCATTCGTTGCAACTTTCAAGGAGATACCTCGATGCCGGAGCGCGGCGGCCAGGACGGCCAGGGCCCCCTGTCGACCCCCTCGACCCCCATACCGACCACGGCCGACGCGGCGCCCGCCGGGACAGGTCCGGCCGGCAGGCCCCCCGCGGCCACCGCGGCCGTCCGCCGCACGAGCCTCCTCGTCACGCTCGTCCTCGGCGGGCTCACCGCGCTCCCGCCGCTGTCCATGGACATGTACCTGCCGGCGCTGCCCGAGGTCACCGACGCGCTGCGCGCGCCCGCCGCGACCGTCCAGCTCACCCTCACCGCGTGCCTGGCCGGCATGGCGCTCGGCCAGCTCGTCGTCGGGCCCATGAGCGACAAGTGGGGGCGGCGCCGCCCGCTCCTCGTCGGCATGATCGTGTACGTCCTGGCCACCGCGGTGTGCGCGTTCGCGCCCGACATCGAACTGCTCATCGCCTTCCGCCTGTTGCAGGGCCTGGCCGGAGCCGCCGGCATCGTCATCGCCCGAGCCGTGGTGCGCGACCTCTACGACGGGGTCGAGATGGCCCGGTTCTTCTCCACCCTGATGCTGATATCCGGCGTCGCGCCCGTGGTCGCCCCGCTGATCGGCGGACAGGTGCTGCGGCTGACCGACTGGCGGGGCGTCTTCGCCGTCCTGACCGTCATCGGGGCCGTGCTCACCGCCGTCGTCTTCACATGGCTGCACGAGACGCTGCCCGCGGAGCGCCGCCACTCCGGCGGGGTGGGCGAGGCGCTGCGCACCATGGGCGGGCTGCTCAAGGACCGCGTGTTCACCGGCTACATGCTCGCGGGCGGCTTCGCCTTCGCCGCGCTGTTCGCCTACATATCGGCCTCGCCGTTCGTGGTGCAGGAGATCTACGGCGCGTCCCCGCAGACCTTCTCGCTGCTGTTCGGCCTGAACTCGGTCGGCCTCGTCGTCGTCGGCCAGATCAACGGCAAGCTCCTCATCGGCCGCGTCAGCCTCGACAAGGCGCTCGGCCTCGGCCTCGCCGTGATCACCCTGGCGGCCACCGCCCTGCTCCTCATGACGTCCGGAGCGTTCGGCGACGTGGGCCTCGCGCCGATCGCGGCCGGCCTGTTCGTGCTGATGTCGGCGATGGGTCTGGCGATGCCCAACACCAACGCCCAGGCCCTGATGCGCACCCCGAACGCCGCCGGCTCCGCCTCCGCACTGCTCGGCACCTCCTCCTTCCTGGTCGGCGCCGTGGCCTCGCCGCTCGTCGGCATCGCGGGCGACGCCACCGCCGTACCCATGGCGGTCGTGCAGCTCGCCTCCGCGGTCGCCGCGCTGCTGTGCTTCCTGCTCCTGTGCCGCCCCTGGCAGCGCGGACACGAGCCGCTCGCCGCGGCCGCCGCCCCGGCGGCGCGCAACGGGGCGCCGGGGCAAAAGTAGACTCCCCCCGGTGAACCACTCCCTCCCCATCCCGGACGTCCTGCGCTCGGCCCTGGCCGGACTGCTCGACGGGCTGCCGCCCTCGGGGACCGCGGGCGCCGTCGACCGGCTGATCAGCCACTACCGCGGCGTCGTCCCCACCCACGCCCCCGTGCTGCGCGACCGCTCCGACGTCGCCGCGTACGCCGCGTACCGCATGCCCGCCACCTTCGAGGCGGTACGCGCCGCCCTCGACGCGTTCCGGGACGCGGCCGGGCCGTGGACCCCCGCCACCCACACCGACATCGGCGGCGGCACCGGATCCGCGAGCTGGGCGGTCGCCGAGGCATGGCAGGACGCGACGTCACCCGTCGCCACCACGGTCCTCGACTGGGCGGAGCCCGCGCTCGCCGTCGGCCGTGAACTCGCCGAGGCCTCCGGGCTGCCGGGGCTGCGCACCGCCCGGTGGGAGCGCGCCCGCATCGGCTCGGCCCTCACCCTGGACGGTGCCGACCTCGTCACCGTCTCGTACGTCCTGAACGAACTCACCGCCGACGACCGGCGCACCCTGGTGGACGCGGCGGCCGGCGCCGCCACCGGAGCCGTCCTCATCGTGGAGCCGGGCACCCCCGACGGCTACGCCCGCGTCATCGAGGCACGCGACCGGCTGATCGCGGCGGGGCTGCACATCGCCGCGCCGTGCCCGCACAGCGCCGCCTGCCCCATCGAGCCCGGCACCGACTGGTGCCACTTCTCGGCCCGCGTCAGCCGCTCCTCCCTGCACCGCCAGGTCAAGGGCGGCTCCCTCGCCTTCGAGGACGAGAAGTTCAGCTATGTCGCCGCCACCCGTTTCCCGCCGGCGCCCGTCCCCGCGCGGATCACCCGGCGGCCCCAGATCCGCAAGGGCCAGGTGCTGCTCGACCTGTGCGTACGGGACGAGCGACTGGGCCGCGAGACGGTCAGCAAGCGGCACGGCCCGCTGTACCGGGCGGCCCGGGACGCGGAGTGGGGCGACGCGTGGCCACCCCACTCCGAGGACCCGGACTCCTCCTCCTAGCTAGCTTCCGGCTTCGAGCTTCCGGCCGGCCGGGCCGGTCAGGGACGCAGTTCCTGCGTGCAGCACTTCACGCTGCCGCCGCCCTTGAGCAGCTCGCCCAGATCCATGCCGATCGGCTCGTAGCCCCGTGCGCGCAGCGGGTCGTACAGGCCGACGGCGCCCTGGGGGAGCAGGACGTTGCGGCCGTCGCTCACCGCGTTGAGCCCGAGGGCCGCGGCGTCCGGTTCCTCGGCGATCAGGGCGTGCGGGAAGAGCCTGGACAGCACGGCCCGGCTGCCGGGGGAGAAGGCCGGCGGGTAGTACATGATCTCGTCGGCCGTGTCGTCGAGGACGCACAGGGCCGTGTCCAGGTGGTAGTAGCGCGGATCCACCAGGTCGAGGCCGATGACGGGGCGGCCGAAGAACTCCTGCGCCTCGTCGTGCGAGAGCGGGCTCGAACGGAAGCCGCGGCCGGCCAGCACATAGGAGTCCGTGACGGCGAAGTCTCCCTCGCCCTCGTTGATGTGGGCCGGCTCGTGGACGGTGGCGAAGCCGTGCGCGCGGAACCAGTCGCGGTGGACCTCGGCCTCCGCCGCCCGCTCGGCATGCGCGAAGCGGGCGCCGAGCACGCGGCCGTCGATCACGGTCGCGCCGTTGGCGGCGAAGACCATGTCGGGCAGGTCGGGGCGGGGGTCGAGCAGTTCGAC
Encoded here:
- a CDS encoding nuclear transport factor 2 family protein, coding for MTIAIDKLTDPAVRAFVGALNSGDRDAFTAALAPGATMSDDGADRDVADWTEREIFSSGGHMDIENQTRDGLALVANYRNDTWGEMRTAWRFTVDGDGRISRFETGQA
- a CDS encoding PhzF family phenazine biosynthesis protein, whose product is MTNDTQPGILRYTAFASDPAGGNPAGVVLDAAGLDDAAMLAIAATLGYSESAFLTAPPQGLGEPGRAFTLRFFSPKAEVPFCGHATVATAIALGERIGTGELTFATPAGTVPVTVAHDPASGRLRATLTSVEPHSEPVGAEDLAEALAALDWPAGDLDPAIAPRIAFAGARHLVLGAATRERLADLAYDVDRLTALMHRLDLTTVQLVWRASDSVFHVRDPFPVGGVVEDPATGAAAAAFGAYARELGLVAEESVLTLYQGEDLGRPGELTVTLHAGDPRVRVSGVGTRITA
- a CDS encoding SDR family oxidoreductase, which codes for MDITSQKSAVVTGAGSGIGRSVALALAGAGWSVALAGRRAEALDETAALAGPTARVLSVVTDVTSPDDVNALFSAALSAHGRLDLLFNNAGTFGPGGVPVEDLSYEAWRSVVDVNLTGAFLCAQAAFRAMKEQTPQGGRIINNGSISAHAPRPNSVAYTATKHAMTGLTKSLSLDGRPYRIAVGQIDIGNAATEMTQRMQTGIPQANGELAVEPVMDARDVARTVVHMAELPLEANIQFATVLATTMPYIGRG
- a CDS encoding Bcr/CflA family multidrug efflux MFS transporter — its product is MPERGGQDGQGPLSTPSTPIPTTADAAPAGTGPAGRPPAATAAVRRTSLLVTLVLGGLTALPPLSMDMYLPALPEVTDALRAPAATVQLTLTACLAGMALGQLVVGPMSDKWGRRRPLLVGMIVYVLATAVCAFAPDIELLIAFRLLQGLAGAAGIVIARAVVRDLYDGVEMARFFSTLMLISGVAPVVAPLIGGQVLRLTDWRGVFAVLTVIGAVLTAVVFTWLHETLPAERRHSGGVGEALRTMGGLLKDRVFTGYMLAGGFAFAALFAYISASPFVVQEIYGASPQTFSLLFGLNSVGLVVVGQINGKLLIGRVSLDKALGLGLAVITLAATALLLMTSGAFGDVGLAPIAAGLFVLMSAMGLAMPNTNAQALMRTPNAAGSASALLGTSSFLVGAVASPLVGIAGDATAVPMAVVQLASAVAALLCFLLLCRPWQRGHEPLAAAAAPAARNGAPGQK
- a CDS encoding small ribosomal subunit Rsm22 family protein, with product MNHSLPIPDVLRSALAGLLDGLPPSGTAGAVDRLISHYRGVVPTHAPVLRDRSDVAAYAAYRMPATFEAVRAALDAFRDAAGPWTPATHTDIGGGTGSASWAVAEAWQDATSPVATTVLDWAEPALAVGRELAEASGLPGLRTARWERARIGSALTLDGADLVTVSYVLNELTADDRRTLVDAAAGAATGAVLIVEPGTPDGYARVIEARDRLIAAGLHIAAPCPHSAACPIEPGTDWCHFSARVSRSSLHRQVKGGSLAFEDEKFSYVAATRFPPAPVPARITRRPQIRKGQVLLDLCVRDERLGRETVSKRHGPLYRAARDAEWGDAWPPHSEDPDSSS
- the ddaH gene encoding dimethylargininase produces the protein MGCTRLHDRAAQVAREEPSLPPAARDLRTPRTARPRRYLMCPPAHFKVTYSINPWMDPEKPVDLPLALAQWEDLRDRYRALGHTVELLDPRPDLPDMVFAANGATVIDGRVLGARFAHAERAAEAEVHRDWFRAHGFATVHEPAHINEGEGDFAVTDSYVLAGRGFRSSPLSHDEAQEFFGRPVIGLDLVDPRYYHLDTALCVLDDTADEIMYYPPAFSPGSRAVLSRLFPHALIAEEPDAAALGLNAVSDGRNVLLPQGAVGLYDPLRARGYEPIGMDLGELLKGGGSVKCCTQELRP